A DNA window from Bradyrhizobium sp. CCBAU 53421 contains the following coding sequences:
- a CDS encoding NADH-quinone oxidoreductase subunit M — MTTWPILSVTTFLPAVGAILVYLLARGGDETASRTARWIALWTTLITFAVSLILVARFDPAQTDFQFVEKTSWLTTGITYHMGVDGISLPLLILTTAIMPLCIVASWRSVTQRVGEYMMAFLILETLMIGTFSALDLVLFYLFFEGGLIPMFLIIGVWGGPRRVYASFKFFLYTFLGSVLMLLAIMALYWNAGTTDIPTLMHTAVPRSMQTWAWLAFFASFAVKMPMWPVHTWLPDAHVEAPTAGSVILAAILLKMGGYGFLRFSLPMFPLASHDFAPFVFTLSVIAIIYTSLVAMMQEDMKKLIAYSSVAHMGFVTMGIFAVTTQGVAGGMFQMVSHGIVSGALFLCVGIVYDRMHTREIAAYGGLVNRMPLYAMTFMVFTMANVGLPGTSGFVGEFMTLLGTFKISLPTAFFATTGVILSACYALWLYRKVVFGALVKPSLMSIKDLTFRECVTLFPLIALTILFGVYPKPVLDMSAASVQQLVNNYQTAVTAVKAAALTVQ; from the coding sequence ATGACAACCTGGCCCATCCTTTCCGTCACGACCTTCCTGCCGGCGGTCGGCGCGATCCTAGTCTACCTCCTGGCGCGAGGCGGCGACGAGACCGCGAGCCGCACGGCGCGCTGGATCGCGCTGTGGACCACGCTGATCACCTTTGCGGTGTCGCTGATCCTGGTCGCGCGCTTCGACCCTGCACAGACCGACTTCCAGTTCGTCGAGAAGACGTCCTGGCTCACCACCGGCATCACCTACCACATGGGCGTCGACGGCATCTCGCTGCCGCTGCTCATCCTGACCACCGCGATCATGCCGCTCTGCATCGTCGCGAGCTGGAGATCGGTGACGCAGCGCGTCGGCGAATACATGATGGCGTTTCTGATCCTGGAAACGCTGATGATCGGCACCTTCTCGGCGCTCGACCTCGTGCTGTTCTACCTGTTCTTCGAGGGCGGCCTGATCCCGATGTTCCTGATCATCGGCGTCTGGGGCGGCCCGCGCCGGGTCTACGCGTCGTTCAAGTTCTTCCTCTACACGTTCCTCGGCTCGGTGCTGATGCTGCTCGCCATCATGGCGCTGTACTGGAACGCCGGCACCACCGACATCCCGACCCTGATGCACACCGCGGTGCCGCGCTCGATGCAGACCTGGGCGTGGCTGGCCTTCTTCGCCTCGTTCGCGGTGAAGATGCCGATGTGGCCGGTGCACACCTGGTTGCCTGACGCCCACGTCGAGGCGCCGACGGCGGGCTCGGTGATCCTGGCCGCGATCCTCTTGAAGATGGGTGGCTACGGCTTCCTGCGCTTCTCGCTGCCGATGTTCCCGCTGGCCTCGCACGACTTCGCGCCGTTCGTGTTCACGCTGTCCGTCATCGCCATCATCTACACCTCGCTGGTAGCGATGATGCAGGAGGACATGAAGAAGCTGATCGCATACTCCTCGGTCGCGCATATGGGCTTCGTCACCATGGGCATCTTCGCGGTGACCACGCAGGGCGTCGCCGGCGGCATGTTCCAGATGGTCTCGCACGGCATCGTCTCCGGCGCACTGTTCCTCTGCGTCGGCATCGTCTACGACCGCATGCATACCCGCGAGATCGCGGCCTATGGCGGCCTCGTCAACCGGATGCCGCTCTATGCGATGACCTTCATGGTCTTCACCATGGCCAATGTCGGTCTGCCCGGTACCTCGGGCTTCGTCGGCGAGTTCATGACCTTGCTCGGCACCTTCAAGATCTCGCTCCCGACGGCGTTCTTCGCCACCACGGGCGTGATCCTGTCGGCCTGCTACGCGCTCTGGCTTTACCGCAAGGTGGTGTTCGGCGCGTTGGTCAAGCCGTCGCTGATGTCGATCAAGGATCTGACCTTCCGCGAATGCGTGACGCTGTTCCCGCTGATCGCGCTGACCATCCTGTTCGGCGTCTATCCGAAGCCGGTGCTCGACATGTCGGCGGCCTCGGTGCAGCAGCTCGTCAACAATTACCAAACCGCCGTGACTGCCGTGAAGGCAGCCGCGCTGACCGTCCAGTAA
- the nuoN gene encoding NADH-quinone oxidoreductase subunit NuoN encodes MSFSSAGYQLQPVLPELVLAVGAMVLLMIGAYRGQGTTRLITALAVLLLVVTGVLELWLPAGKLVTFGGSFIVDDFARFLKVLALIASAATLILSTEYLSQPSSRNFEFSILVLLSTLGMMVLISAGDLISLYLGLELMSLALYVVAASQRDNAKSSEAGLKYFVLGALSSGMLLYGASLIYGFTGTVSFAGIAAAATTGSIGIVFGLVFLLAGLCFKVSAVPFHMWTPDVYEGAPTPVTAFFASAPKVAALAVFTRATLTAFPGIVTQWQQILVFVAIASMALGSFAAIGQTNIKRLMAYSSIGHMGFALVGLASGTVEGAQGVLIYIAIYVAMTLGSFSIILAMKRNGVALEQISDFAGLSRTNPLIAFIFAMLLFSLAGVPPLAGFFGKWYVFVAAIKANLFTLAVIGVLTSVVGAFYYLSIVKVMYFDQPLGKLDPVRVELRTVLAVAGIINIFYFAYPGPLVSVATAAAKSLF; translated from the coding sequence ATGAGCTTTTCCAGTGCAGGTTATCAGTTGCAGCCGGTGCTGCCGGAGCTGGTGCTCGCGGTCGGCGCCATGGTGCTGTTGATGATCGGAGCCTATCGCGGGCAAGGGACCACACGGCTGATCACCGCGCTCGCGGTACTGCTGCTGGTCGTGACCGGCGTGCTGGAGCTCTGGCTGCCGGCCGGCAAGCTCGTCACCTTCGGCGGCAGCTTCATCGTCGACGACTTCGCCCGCTTCCTGAAGGTCCTCGCCTTGATCGCCTCGGCGGCGACGCTGATCCTGTCGACCGAGTACCTGTCGCAGCCGTCGAGCCGCAACTTCGAGTTCTCGATCCTGGTGCTGCTGTCGACGCTCGGCATGATGGTGCTGATCTCGGCCGGCGATCTGATCTCGCTCTATCTCGGCCTCGAGCTGATGAGCCTTGCGCTCTACGTCGTCGCCGCGAGCCAGCGCGACAATGCCAAGTCGAGCGAAGCCGGCCTGAAGTACTTCGTGCTCGGCGCGCTGTCGTCGGGCATGCTGCTCTACGGCGCCTCGCTGATCTACGGCTTTACCGGCACCGTCAGCTTCGCCGGCATTGCGGCGGCGGCCACCACCGGTAGTATCGGCATCGTGTTCGGCCTGGTCTTCCTGCTCGCCGGCCTCTGCTTCAAAGTCTCGGCGGTGCCGTTCCACATGTGGACACCCGACGTCTACGAGGGCGCACCGACGCCGGTGACGGCGTTCTTCGCCTCAGCTCCGAAGGTCGCGGCGCTCGCCGTGTTCACCCGCGCGACGCTGACCGCGTTCCCGGGCATCGTCACCCAGTGGCAGCAGATCCTGGTGTTCGTGGCGATCGCTTCGATGGCGCTCGGCTCGTTCGCCGCGATCGGCCAGACCAACATCAAGCGCCTGATGGCCTATTCCTCGATTGGCCACATGGGCTTCGCGCTGGTCGGACTCGCCTCCGGCACCGTCGAGGGCGCGCAGGGCGTCCTGATCTACATCGCGATCTATGTCGCGATGACGCTTGGTTCCTTCAGCATCATCCTGGCCATGAAACGCAACGGTGTGGCGCTGGAGCAGATCAGCGATTTCGCCGGCCTTTCCCGCACCAACCCGCTGATCGCCTTCATCTTCGCGATGCTGCTGTTCTCGCTCGCCGGCGTGCCGCCGCTCGCCGGCTTCTTCGGCAAGTGGTACGTGTTCGTCGCCGCGATCAAGGCCAACCTGTTCACGCTCGCGGTGATCGGCGTGCTGACCAGCGTGGTGGGCGCGTTCTACTATCTGTCGATCGTCAAGGTGATGTATTTCGACCAGCCGCTCGGCAAGCTCGACCCGGTCCGCGTCGAGCTGCGCACCGTGCTGGCGGTCGCCGGCATCATCAACATCTTCTACTTCGCCTATCCGGGCCCGCTCGTCAGCGTGGCAACGGCGGCGGCGAAGTCGTTGTTCTAG
- a CDS encoding biotin--[acetyl-CoA-carboxylase] ligase yields the protein MTFTLGPRAIAAGYRLAAFDQIGSTNAEAMLRARDGEQGPMWFVTPEQTAGRGRRQRVWVAPRGNLASSILEVTDVQPAVAATLGFAAGLSLEAALQTVAVEAALRLGPDSPKFTLKWPNDVLANGKKLSGILLEAEAVGSRLAVVVGIGTNVIAAPEGTPTPAVSLAGLGIQISAEELFAALSDAWVEFRGIWDDGRGFPEIRRLWLERAAGLGDKVAVQTGTATLEGTFDTIDDTGCLIVRTADGERMPVTAGEVYFGTAASVRAN from the coding sequence ATGACATTCACGCTCGGACCCCGGGCCATCGCGGCGGGCTACAGGCTCGCCGCTTTCGATCAGATCGGCTCGACCAATGCCGAGGCGATGCTGCGCGCCCGCGACGGCGAGCAGGGGCCGATGTGGTTCGTGACGCCGGAGCAGACCGCGGGCCGCGGCCGGCGGCAGCGGGTCTGGGTCGCGCCGCGCGGCAACCTCGCCAGCAGCATCCTCGAAGTGACGGACGTTCAGCCGGCAGTGGCGGCAACGCTCGGCTTTGCCGCCGGGCTGTCGCTCGAGGCCGCGCTGCAGACGGTCGCCGTCGAGGCGGCGCTGCGGCTCGGGCCGGACAGTCCGAAATTCACCCTGAAATGGCCGAACGACGTGCTCGCCAATGGCAAGAAGCTCTCGGGCATCCTGCTGGAGGCCGAGGCGGTCGGGAGCCGCCTGGCGGTCGTCGTCGGCATCGGCACCAACGTCATCGCCGCGCCCGAGGGGACGCCGACGCCGGCAGTATCGCTCGCCGGGCTCGGCATCCAGATCAGCGCGGAAGAGCTGTTCGCCGCATTGTCGGACGCCTGGGTTGAGTTTCGCGGCATCTGGGATGACGGCCGCGGCTTCCCAGAGATCCGCAGGCTGTGGCTGGAGCGTGCCGCCGGGCTCGGCGACAAGGTCGCGGTCCAGACCGGCACCGCGACCCTCGAAGGCACCTTCGATACCATCGACGACACCGGCTGCCTGATTGTCCGTACCGCTGATGGAGAGCGGATGCCCGTGACGGCCGGTGAGGTCTATTTCGGTACCGCAGCCTCAGTGAGGGCGAACTGA
- a CDS encoding ribonuclease J gives MARPDELTFAPLGGVGEIGMNLSIYGLGNRHQRSFLAVDLGVSFGDEEHLPGIDLIMPDVRFLEKERNNLMGLVLTHAHEDHFGAIIDLWPKLGCKIYATQFSAALFEAKCAAERNPPKIPVTVIPSGGRVDIGPFNVEFIPVAHSIPESHALAIKTDVGTVLHTGDWKIDPTPIIGQPTDERRLRELGDEGVLALVGDSTNAVRDGRSPSETEVAATIKKLVKAAKGRVAVTTFASNVARVRAVADAANAADREVVVVGRAMERVVQVARECGYLDGSHKFRSTDYYGHFPPDKVLALCTGSQGEPRAALARIANNDHPQVTLNRGDTVIFSSRTIPGNEKAVGGIINGLVTQGVEIITDREHLVHVSGHPRRDELRDMISWVRPQLLIPVHGEALHLAEHAKLARAAGVPKVLTCRNGDLVKLGPGEPGVVGEVPSGRLYKDGTILEDSKSRAVVERRRMGFAGCAFVAIAMTAQGEMVDDPEVDLVGMPENNAAGELLDDIVFDVVVSTIEGLPKPRRRDPDALGESVRRAVRAALNEQWGKKPICVVHVLTV, from the coding sequence ATGGCGCGACCTGACGAGCTCACCTTTGCACCGCTCGGCGGCGTCGGCGAGATCGGCATGAATTTGTCGATCTATGGCCTCGGCAACCGCCACCAGCGCTCCTTCCTCGCGGTCGATCTCGGCGTCTCCTTTGGCGACGAGGAGCATCTGCCGGGCATCGACCTGATCATGCCGGACGTCCGCTTCCTCGAGAAGGAACGCAACAATCTGATGGGCCTCGTGCTGACGCACGCCCATGAGGACCATTTCGGCGCCATCATCGATCTCTGGCCGAAGCTCGGCTGCAAGATCTACGCGACCCAGTTCAGCGCTGCGCTGTTCGAGGCCAAATGCGCTGCAGAGCGCAATCCGCCGAAGATCCCGGTCACGGTGATCCCGTCGGGCGGGCGGGTCGATATCGGCCCGTTCAATGTCGAGTTCATCCCGGTCGCGCATTCGATTCCGGAATCGCACGCGCTGGCGATCAAGACCGATGTCGGCACCGTGCTGCACACCGGCGACTGGAAGATCGATCCGACCCCGATCATCGGCCAGCCGACCGACGAGCGGCGGCTGCGCGAGCTCGGAGACGAAGGCGTGCTGGCGCTGGTCGGGGACTCCACCAATGCGGTGCGCGACGGGCGTTCTCCCTCGGAGACCGAGGTCGCCGCTACCATCAAGAAGCTGGTCAAGGCGGCCAAGGGCCGGGTCGCGGTCACGACCTTCGCCTCCAACGTCGCCCGCGTGAGGGCGGTGGCGGACGCCGCTAACGCCGCCGATCGCGAGGTGGTCGTGGTCGGCCGCGCCATGGAGCGGGTGGTGCAGGTCGCGCGCGAATGCGGCTATCTCGACGGCTCGCACAAGTTCCGTAGCACCGACTATTACGGCCATTTCCCGCCCGACAAGGTGCTCGCGCTGTGCACCGGCAGCCAGGGCGAACCCCGCGCCGCGCTGGCGCGGATCGCCAACAACGATCACCCGCAGGTGACCCTCAACAGGGGCGACACCGTGATCTTCTCCTCCCGCACCATTCCCGGCAACGAGAAGGCGGTCGGCGGCATCATCAACGGGCTGGTGACGCAGGGCGTCGAAATCATCACCGATCGCGAGCATCTGGTGCACGTCTCCGGCCATCCGCGCCGCGACGAGCTGCGCGACATGATCTCCTGGGTGCGGCCGCAGCTCCTGATCCCCGTGCATGGCGAGGCGTTGCACCTCGCCGAGCACGCCAAGCTGGCGCGTGCCGCGGGTGTCCCAAAAGTCCTGACCTGCCGCAACGGCGACCTCGTCAAGCTCGGTCCCGGCGAGCCCGGCGTCGTCGGCGAAGTGCCGTCGGGCCGGCTCTACAAGGACGGAACCATCCTGGAGGACTCCAAGTCGCGCGCCGTGGTGGAGCGGCGCCGGATGGGTTTTGCCGGCTGCGCCTTCGTCGCGATCGCCATGACCGCGCAGGGCGAGATGGTCGACGATCCGGAGGTTGATCTGGTCGGCATGCCGGAGAACAATGCGGCGGGCGAACTGCTCGACGACATCGTGTTCGATGTGGTGGTCTCGACCATCGAGGGCCTGCCGAAGCCGCGGCGGCGCGATCCGGATGCGCTGGGTGAATCGGTGCGGCGGGCGGTGCGTGCGGCGCTGAATGAGCAATGGGGCAAGAAGCCGATCTGCGTCGTGCACGTTCTGACGGTCTGA
- the mce gene encoding methylmalonyl-CoA epimerase — translation MLGRLNHVAIAVKDAKQAAKIYGTAFNAEISDAVPLPEHGVITVFVTLPNTKIEFIEPLGEASPIAKFVERNADGGIHHVCYDVPDIIAARDRMIAEGARVLGDGQPKIGAHGKPVLFFHPKDFSGALVEIEQA, via the coding sequence ATGCTGGGCCGGCTCAATCACGTCGCCATCGCGGTCAAGGACGCCAAGCAGGCCGCGAAGATCTACGGCACCGCCTTCAACGCCGAGATTTCAGACGCGGTGCCGCTGCCGGAGCATGGCGTCATCACCGTGTTCGTGACGCTGCCGAACACCAAGATCGAGTTCATCGAGCCGCTCGGCGAAGCCTCGCCGATCGCAAAATTCGTCGAGCGCAATGCCGACGGCGGCATCCACCATGTCTGCTACGACGTGCCCGACATCATCGCGGCCCGCGACCGCATGATCGCCGAGGGCGCGCGGGTGCTCGGCGACGGCCAGCCGAAGATTGGCGCGCACGGCAAGCCGGTGCTGTTCTTCCACCCGAAAGATTTTTCGGGCGCGTTGGTCGAGATCGAACAGGCCTGA
- a CDS encoding DUF1467 family protein — translation MAYQISTGLAIYFVLWWLVLFLTLPFGIRSQHEDGVGAPGTDPGAPILARMGRKLLLTTLISAVIFAIAMWAYYSGYLSIERLSKLMGMPF, via the coding sequence ATGGCGTATCAGATCTCCACCGGGCTTGCGATCTACTTCGTCCTTTGGTGGCTCGTACTGTTCCTGACGCTGCCGTTCGGCATACGCAGCCAGCACGAGGACGGCGTTGGCGCGCCCGGCACCGACCCCGGCGCGCCGATCCTGGCGCGGATGGGCCGCAAGCTGCTGTTGACCACGCTTATCTCGGCCGTGATCTTCGCGATCGCGATGTGGGCCTATTATTCCGGCTATCTCTCGATCGAGCGGCTGTCGAAGCTGATGGGGATGCCGTTCTAG